One Lysobacter enzymogenes DNA segment encodes these proteins:
- a CDS encoding DMT family transporter: MITATRAGAPLAAIALALAAGTLWGSLGLITRALLGYGLGAAQLALLRLGGAFAITLLAALALRRVRALSMRQWAWLAAIGAVCQALGSVSFSAAVDGAGSSLAIVLLCMGPLFTAAIDRLCFGERLDGAAWRLVLLALSGLALSVLCGRGEPAAAGLFAAPWYAGVAWGLLSGLCYGLFPIFARALGPLDTWVVVSFSLGLGAACLAPLSGAAPAAWPALSDVPAWLWIAALILIPTVFADVLYVRAIALGGPMLATVFALVEVPAAALYARWWLGAPIAPAQWFGIALFCSGLAGLAWRRGTAAAAPAAAADLPAVQPETPS, from the coding sequence CGCTGCTCGGTTACGGCTTGGGCGCGGCGCAACTGGCGCTGCTGCGCCTGGGGGGCGCGTTCGCGATCACCTTGCTGGCCGCGCTGGCGCTGCGCCGGGTGCGCGCGTTGAGCATGCGCCAATGGGCTTGGCTGGCGGCGATCGGCGCGGTCTGCCAGGCGCTGGGCAGCGTGTCGTTCTCCGCCGCGGTCGACGGCGCCGGCAGCAGTCTCGCGATCGTGCTGTTGTGCATGGGGCCGCTGTTCACCGCCGCGATCGACCGCCTGTGTTTCGGCGAACGCCTCGACGGCGCGGCGTGGCGGCTGGTGCTGCTCGCGTTGTCGGGGTTGGCGCTGAGCGTGCTGTGCGGCCGCGGCGAACCCGCTGCCGCCGGCTTGTTCGCCGCGCCGTGGTATGCCGGCGTCGCCTGGGGCCTGTTGTCGGGCCTGTGCTACGGCCTGTTCCCGATCTTCGCGCGCGCGCTCGGTCCGCTCGACACCTGGGTGGTGGTGAGTTTCAGCCTAGGCCTCGGCGCGGCGTGCCTCGCGCCGCTGTCCGGCGCCGCGCCGGCCGCGTGGCCGGCGCTGTCGGACGTCCCTGCGTGGCTGTGGATCGCGGCGTTGATCCTGATCCCGACCGTGTTCGCCGACGTGCTGTACGTGCGCGCGATCGCGCTCGGCGGACCGATGCTGGCGACGGTGTTCGCGCTGGTCGAAGTGCCGGCCGCGGCGCTGTACGCGCGCTGGTGGTTGGGCGCGCCGATCGCGCCCGCGCAGTGGTTCGGCATCGCTCTGTTCTGTTCCGGCCTGGCCGGGTTGGCGTGGCGCCGCGGCACGGCCGCGGCGGCGCCGGCGGCTGCGGCCGATCTTCCCGCCGTGCAACCGGAGACACCGTCATGA